The DNA sequence GCAGCTGTGCTTCGCCGTCACGGCGGGTGCTGCGCTGACCCAGGGCGCGACGGCGACCGCGACGTGGGAGTTCACCGCCACCTCCGTCTCCGACTGATCATGGCCGACACCCGCAGACGCATGCGGGAGAGGAAGCGACTGCGCTCCCGTCGGATCCGGGCCGTCCTCGCGGGCGGACTCGTCTTCGGCGTCGGCGCGACGATGACCCTCGCCGCATGGAACGACTCCGAGTACGCGTCGTCGACGTTCACCGCCGGACGCTTCGACATCGTGGGCGCCACCGACGGTGCGACGTTCTCGAACCATGCCACCGCCGGTGCCGCCGCAGCGCTCAGCTTCGCCGTCGCACCGACCGCCATGGTGCCCGGCACGACGACCTACGCGCTGTTCAGCGTCAAGACCGCCACCCCGTCGGCGGCGGGCACGCTGCAGCTCACCGCCGGCACGCCCGGCGGCACCGGTCTCGCCGCGTACCTCACGTACGGAGTGCGCCTCGTGCCGACGGCTGCCACGCCGAGTCAGTCGTGCACGGCCGCGACCTACGCCGCGGCATCCGGAGCCTCGAGCGTGATCGTCGCAGACGGATCGGCGCTCACGGTCGGGGGAGCGGCCACGACGTCCGTGCCGCAGGTGGTCACGGCGAACGGCGGCAATCAGCTGAACTACTGCGTCGCCGTGACGCTTCCGACGGCCGCGGTCAACGCGGCGCAGGGGCTCACGATGACGCAGACGTGGCAGATCCAGGGCACCTCGTCGTAGCGGGACGGATCCCGAGGGCGACGGATGCAGAGGGGGCGAGGAGAGAAGGGGAGATGACCACACCGACCACCCGGCGC is a window from the Microbacterium sp. LWO14-1.2 genome containing:
- a CDS encoding SipW-dependent-type signal peptide-containing protein, yielding MADTRRRMRERKRLRSRRIRAVLAGGLVFGVGATMTLAAWNDSEYASSTFTAGRFDIVGATDGATFSNHATAGAAAALSFAVAPTAMVPGTTTYALFSVKTATPSAAGTLQLTAGTPGGTGLAAYLTYGVRLVPTAATPSQSCTAATYAAASGASSVIVADGSALTVGGAATTSVPQVVTANGGNQLNYCVAVTLPTAAVNAAQGLTMTQTWQIQGTSS